The DNA region TCCCCACCTGTGACGGCCCCACCTCCACGTACACCACTGCCCCTTTCCCGCGCCGCCCCTCTCCCCGACTGCCCTCCGccccccctcccgccccacccGTGATTAGGCTCCCCTCagtgatggggtggggtgggggagcttgCAGGAGAAGACAGCTTCTGGTTCTCAAGggcaaagcagaaaaacaaatgacagcCCCCTTGAAATCCTTCTGGGCTGTGCTGCAGGAGGTGAACCCGGAGGTGTCCGCCCACCCCGTACCCCCATACCGTTCCGGGAGGATGGCAGCACCTTGCGCAGCAGCCCTTCCAGGGTGGTCTGGTACTTTTCCAGCTGCCTGGAGTTCATCCTCATTCCAATTTCCACAGGAGCAGTCAGCTGTGAAATAAGGCAGCGTTAACAAGAAGGGAGTGCAAGCCGTTAATCCCTGGGTGCCTACAGGTGGCGGGCTGGACTGCAAGGACCACCGCCCCCCACTCCTCCCCATTCTGGTGGGGGGATGGAAGGGGTCTGCTGGGAATTCTGGCCCCTCCCCTCAATCTCACCTGAGGCCAGAGCCTGAGACCAGCTGAGAGGGAGGAGGGTCACCTCCCCTCCCCTGGTGGGGAGTCTGAGGAAGCAAATGCCTTTCCCCTTCCCCTGAATTATAGCTAAAACGTGGGAGTCTTATTAGGTGCCAGGTGTCCTTCTAAGTCCTGTTAAGCCTCTCAATAATCCTATGCTGCTAGGTAGAGACTATTAGagctcccattttgcagatgaggaaactgaggacaaACAGCAGTTGagtcacttgctcaaggtcatacaaGGTTCCAAGTAGCAGAGGGAGAAGGGCACCCAGGGGGCCTGGCTCCAGGGTCCATGTGGGGAGCCATAGGCTACCCTTGGGTGGAGGAGCTGTCTGGAGGCTCTCCACCCGTGTGAGGGGAAAGGGGCAGAGCCAGGGGGAGCCAGCTGATCTCACCAGCACCCTCAGAGCTTCCCGGTTCTGTACTCTTGCTGCACAACCCAGCGGGCAGACTTGGAGACCCCCTGACCCTGGAGAGCCGTGGTGGAGGAGTCCCAGGCCCACTGCCCCTCCTCCTACCCAGCTCACCGGGGGTGGGAAATGGGCTCAGGAGGCCTGAGGACAGCCTTAGGGGCGGCTCCGCAGGCTCAGGCTTCCAGCCCTGCTGCCGGCTGGACTGGATGACCCAGAATGGCTCTCATGGTTCTGGGGGAAGGAGAGGTACCCATCCCAGCTTGGAACCCTCAGCAGCCTCCCAGGCATCTTGCTGGGCCTCCCAGGCCCTGCTGGCCTCTTTGCCCTCCTCAGACCCTCCTGGGCCTCTAGGGCCTCAGAGCAGGGCCTCTGCACTTACTCTTCTTTCTTCTGGGATGTTCTTGCTCTAGCTGTTTGCATGGGTGGCCCCTTCTTACCCTCCAAGTTTCAAATCAAATACCACCTCCTCTCCCGGGGGAGAGAATAGGGGCGaggccttccttcccctcccccgccaGCCCCACTGTCGATCCTGCCTGCTTATTTGGTGCCTGAAACGATTTCTTGTCTCACCCTTcgtgtctgtctctccctcctaGGATGGAGCTCATCACCTGAGTGTCTAGTTCACAGCACATGCTGTGATGCCTGGGGGACCATCCCCCAGCCGGGTTTCTCTGCACTCCCTCCCCCGCTCCCTGATCCGTCACCCCACTCCCCTACCCCGTCTTCTGCTCACCTTGATAACTTCCTGTTTTTCTTCCCGGGGCTCCGCGGGGTCCACAGGGCCCACCTCCTCTGACCTCTGCTGTACACTCAGGGATTTCTTTTGCCCCTTGTACCTCTCCTTTTCCTAGGGGCCGGGCACAAAATCGTGTAAAACTCACCCTCCCTCAAACACTCGTGGCCCTTTGGGTTCCTATTCGGAGTGCTAAGGGGCCtgacccccccaacccccaacagGCCAAAAGAATCCCCTTTCCCTGGCGCCTCTCTCCCAGAGCGTCTCAGACACCTGGTGACCTCACTTCACCCTCGGATTTGCCCGCCACCAAGTCAGCCCAAAGAGGAACCCTTCCTTTGTAGTTCAAGCACCACACCCAGGTTGTTACCGTTAATTAAGTTAAGATGCTAAAAATAATGGCCGCCCTTCCTGCATATTAAGGatgaaaatgtgtttttcatAGCAAAGCGCTTATAAAAAAAAGACGGCAAGACGGCCCAGCCTGTGAGGGCGCCATGGGGTGGCCCAGAAACTGGAGTCCCTGGGAGGTGATTTATAAGAGGCAAGACAAGGAGATGAATTATGGAGAAAGGAGTCTGCAGCTTCTTCATAAAAATCCCGGTGCCTGGCAATTACGAGGAGGAAACCACAGAGCAGATAAACGCCAAGCACCCTCTCACTGCCATTTTGCCAGTTCGCGTAGCACCGAGTTTGGCTCTTTCTGTCCAGCCTCTCATCTTGCTGGGCATCCTGGCTTGCCAGGCCCCCGGGCACCTAGGTCAGACCCAGCCTGTTTCTTCGGTTTTTCTGAGGACATTCTGGGGGTTCGGCTCCGGGCCTACCCCGAGCAGCGGTGATGCTGGGATGGTCGGTCATCGTTTCCGCAGTGGCAGGCAGGAGGGGGTGGGTCTAGGGGATCTCCTGCATCTATTCGCAGCCCTCTGTGTCTTCTCCTCCCCTGAAGGGGAGCTGGGTCCCGCCTGGCCCTTCTAAAGGACGCCGTTCTCTGTGTCCGTGGCAATCTGCCCTGGACAGAGCGTGTTGCTGCAGAGGCTGCACCTCAGGGCCGTGAGACCCTCAAGAGCACTGACTCGTGTATGGGTCCCTGTTGGAACCTCAGTCTCAGACACATGGGACACAAAGCCCATTCCTtcatctcactggaaaagaacgtggaaggcggggcgggcggggacttctctggtggtccagcggtaaacttcgccttccaatgcagggggtgcaggttccatccctggtcaggaagctaagatcccacatgctctgtggcccacaaccaaaacataaaatagagtgttgtaacaaattcaataaagactttaaaaatggtccacataaaaaaaaatgaacagaaacagggaatttcctggtggtccagtggttaggactctgccctgtcattgctgagggcctgggttcaatccctgggcagggaaccaagatcccacaagctgtgcagcaaggtcaaaaaaaaaaaaaaaaaagagagagatcgaGAGACAAAGGTGGAAAGGCACTCAGAACTCCGTGACATCTAAGGTAAAAGGCCCAGGGAGGGGGGTCTAACAGCCGTTTTCCACAGGCCGCACCACCTAGGTTCCACTAAGCCTGCCCTATTTTCTTCTGGGTTCTAAAGAGAAGGAGGCTTTGGCCGCCACTCCCTGGAAAGGTACCTGTGAACGTTTGTGCCCACCTGTCCCTGCATCCTTCTTTCTCGGGGCCCCCAGAGCAGGTTCCCCTCTTCTCCACCAGCCCATCGTGTTTCTGCTCCCCTGAACTCAGTGCATACTGTCAGCATCACTTCTGGACAATTAATCACGTCCTGTCTTGTGACATCTCCCTGCTTTGTTTTCTATCCTGAGTGAATTTGTCATGTTGGCGCCTTGGCTCCTGAGTCAGCTCCTTGAGGATGGGAGGTTCTGAGATTTCCTTGTGTGTCTGACCTCTCACCCGGGGTGGCCCTCTGTGCTGCAGAGATTCTCTGCAAATATTTATTAGCTTGTTAACTGAAAACTTCCCCCGAAAGGACGGCCAGGGGTAGGAAAAGATGTCACCTGTGGGAGCCACTGACACCTTTGTGGTACTGGTGAAGGAGCGAAGGTGGCTGGGCAGATGGCTGGAGCCTGGGGTTATCTGGAGTCCTTCAGGCTCACCTCAGTGTTTCTGGCATATCCGATTAAACATGGGTTTACTGAAGGGATGCTTGTCGTTGAGCAGGCTTGTGGGTCACCTTGGCCACACTGGGGAGGCGGGCAGCCTGGGAATATCTTACTTGCATCCTCTGGACTTCGCTGTAGGTGAAGATGGGAACAAAGCCTTCCGTCTGGGAGGCCAGCATGGCGGCTGCGTGCACCACCAGCAGGATGGCCGTGGCCTTGCGGGACAGCATTCTGGAGCTGGACAACGATAGGGAGCCCCTGTCACCCAGTGTAGGGCTCAGGGACAAACCACTGCATCGGAGGCAGGCGCCCTCAGCTCTGGTCCACGCCCCACCCGGGactatgtgatcttgggcaagctgCTTACCCTCTCCGGATTTGGGCCTGGTGTGGAGCTGTACCAGAGGAGCTCAGAGCCCCTTCTCTGCTCCAAGCCCCCGAGAGAGGCCGCCCTGCCCCCTGGCCACACCGGAAATGTATCATTCCACTTGTTGGCCCTTCCCTTTGTTACTGGGGAGGTCTTCGGGCGTCAGCTGAGCTAATGAAGCAGGAGCACCCCCATATTGCAGATATGCAGTAAACTCTTAGATTATCAGCAGAAGCAAGCCCCAAGATCCAGAGAGCCCTGCCTGCTGCCTGAA from Ovis canadensis isolate MfBH-ARS-UI-01 breed Bighorn chromosome 20, ARS-UI_OviCan_v2, whole genome shotgun sequence includes:
- the MLN gene encoding promotilin isoform X1 codes for the protein MLSRKATAILLVVHAAAMLASQTEGFVPIFTYSEVQRMQEKERYKGQKKSLSVQQRSEEVGPVDPAEPREEKQEVIKLTAPVEIGMRMNSRQLEKYQTTLEGLLRKVLPSSRNAAQ
- the MLN gene encoding promotilin isoform X2; translated protein: MLSRKATAILLVVHAAAMLASQTEGFVPIFTYSEVQRMQEKERYKGQKKSLSVQQRSEEVGPVDPAEPREEKQEVIKLTAPVEIGMRMNSRQLEKYQTTLEGLLRKVLPSSRNAQ